The following are encoded together in the Pedobacter steynii genome:
- a CDS encoding Crp/Fnr family transcriptional regulator has translation MKDPYHKILNLFPEYANAENTDKALIEQLFHPVTLKKGSVLVEENSIPGYLYFINTGFIRVYYYHDGEAVTSHINCPNGFITSFGSFMAQRRSIEIVECITACSVLRISRKDLDLLYERSPKWAEAGRKIYDQSIVYNEQRTRDILTLSAEQRYLKLLNESPGLIQQVPLQIIASFIGIKPESLSRIRRQLIS, from the coding sequence ATGAAAGATCCTTATCACAAAATCTTAAACCTCTTTCCGGAATATGCAAATGCAGAAAACACGGACAAGGCCCTGATTGAGCAGCTCTTTCATCCGGTAACCTTAAAAAAAGGAAGTGTATTGGTGGAAGAGAACAGTATTCCCGGGTACTTATATTTTATCAATACCGGATTCATCCGGGTGTATTATTATCATGATGGAGAGGCTGTTACCAGCCATATCAATTGTCCGAATGGTTTTATCACTTCCTTTGGCAGTTTTATGGCTCAGCGCAGGTCTATAGAAATTGTGGAATGCATCACGGCCTGTTCCGTACTCCGAATCAGCAGGAAGGACCTGGACCTTTTATATGAACGGAGTCCTAAATGGGCCGAGGCCGGTCGTAAGATCTATGACCAGTCTATCGTCTATAACGAACAGCGGACCAGAGATATACTCACACTTTCGGCAGAACAACGGTATTTGAAACTATTGAATGAATCGCCCGGGCTGATTCAGCAGGTTCCCCTGCAAATCATTGCTTCCTTTATCGGCATTAAGCCGGAAAGCCTCAGCAGAATCCGAAGACAGCTCATTTCCTAA